In a genomic window of Urocitellus parryii isolate mUroPar1 chromosome 2, mUroPar1.hap1, whole genome shotgun sequence:
- the LOC113192309 gene encoding olfactory receptor 5K1-like — translation MIKENHTMKNEFVLTGFTDHPDLKALLFVMFLTIYLITMVGNLGLVALIFKQRQLHTPMYIFLGNLALVDSCCACAITPKMLENFFSEDRRISLYECMVQFYILCTVETADCFLLTAMAYDRYVAICSPLQYHTMMSKKLCIQMTTGAFIAGNLHSMIHVGLLFRLAFCGSHQINHFYCDILPLYRLSCVDPYVNELVLFVFSGSIQVFTIGSVLISYVYIVFTIFKMKSKEGRVKAFSTCASHFLSVSLFYGSLFFMYIRPNLLEEGDKDIPAALLFTIVVPLLNPFIYSLRNKEVKSALQKILIKITISRKFKQMTSTVT, via the coding sequence atgattaaagaaaatcaCACCATGAAAAATGAGTTTGTCCTCACAGGATTTACAGATCACCCAGACCTGAAGGCCCTTCTATTTGTGATGTTCTTGACCATCTATCTGATCACCATGGTGGGGAATCTAGGGTTGGTGGCCTTGATTTTTAAACAGCGTCAACTTCACACACCAATGTACATCTTTCTGGGCAACCTGGCTCTTGTGGATTCCTGTTGTGCCTGTGCTATCACTCCTAAGATGTTAGAGAACTTCTTTTCTGAGGACAGAAGGATCTCCCTTTATGAATGTATGgtacaattttatattctttgcacTGTGGAAACTGCAGACTGCTTTCTTCTGACAgcaatggcctatgaccgctatgtggccatatGCAGTCCTCTGCAGTATCACACCATGATGTCAAAGAAGCTCTGCATTCAGATGACCACAGGAGCCTTCATAGCTGGAAACCTGCACTCCATGATTCATGTAGGTCTACTCTTTAGGTTAGCTTTCTGTGGGTCTCATCAAATCAACCACTTTTACTGTGATATTCTTCCTTTGTACAGACTCTCCTGTGTTGACCCATATGTCAATGAACTTGTGCTGTTTGTCTTTTCAGGCTCTATTCAAGTCTTCACTATAGGTAGTGTCTTAATTTCTTATGTCTACATTGtttttacaattttcaaaatgaaatctaAAGAAGGAAGGGTCAAAGCTTTTTCCACCTGTGCCTCTCACTTTTTGTCAGTTTCATTATTCTATGGATCTCTTTTCTTCATGTATATTAGACCAAATTTACTTGAAGAAGGAGATAAAGATATACCTGCTGCTCTTTTGTTTACAATAGTAGTTCCCTTACTAAATCCTTTCATTTATAGCCTGAGAAATAAGGAAGTAAAAAGTGCCTTGCAAAAAATTCTGATAAAGATAACAATCTCAAGAAAGTTTAAACAAATGACCTCTACTGTAACTTAA